In Sandaracinaceae bacterium, the following proteins share a genomic window:
- a CDS encoding sigma 54-interacting transcriptional regulator codes for MATTERRRPEHSTPTRAFSVRAVSGPSAGAQAEVEAGESLTVGTARGNDLVLRDPSVSRYHLEISAQGEGYRVRDLGSSNGTWLGSTDIADAVVAPETQIGVGDSVLVVERGALGSTRPAADPIPGMVAVSPAMERVASMVHKVAPSSVSVLIQGETGTGKEVVARAIHALSPRSEAPFEIVDCGSLPAALIASELFGHERGSFTGADRRRLGAFERADGGTVFLDEVGELPLALQPALLGVLQRSQFRRVGGESTQTVDVRVVAATHRDLRAGANDGSFRADLYYRLAVARILVPALRDRRDDITPLVEHFARELTGGPSPFSPAALSAFEAHPWGGNVRELRNVVEASLALGTLSLAPSVSAPSHDSGELPTYRDARAAAIEEFELRYLPRLIESCEGNASEAARRARMDRPYLLSLLRKHGLR; via the coding sequence ATGGCGACGACGGAGCGACGACGACCCGAGCACAGCACCCCCACGCGCGCGTTCTCGGTGCGCGCCGTGAGCGGCCCCTCCGCCGGTGCGCAGGCCGAGGTCGAGGCCGGCGAGAGCCTCACGGTCGGGACCGCCCGCGGCAACGATCTCGTCCTCCGCGATCCGAGCGTGAGCCGCTATCACCTGGAGATCTCCGCGCAGGGCGAAGGCTACCGGGTGCGGGATCTCGGCAGCTCCAACGGGACCTGGCTCGGATCGACGGACATCGCCGACGCGGTGGTGGCGCCGGAGACGCAGATCGGCGTCGGTGACTCGGTCCTCGTCGTGGAGCGAGGCGCGCTGGGGTCGACCCGACCGGCCGCAGACCCGATCCCTGGGATGGTGGCGGTGAGCCCCGCGATGGAGCGGGTGGCCTCGATGGTTCACAAGGTGGCTCCCTCGTCGGTGTCGGTGCTCATCCAGGGAGAGACCGGGACCGGCAAGGAGGTCGTGGCGCGGGCCATCCACGCGCTGAGCCCGCGAAGCGAGGCTCCCTTCGAGATCGTCGACTGCGGAAGCCTCCCTGCGGCCCTGATCGCCTCCGAGCTCTTCGGGCACGAGCGCGGGAGCTTCACGGGCGCCGACCGTCGACGCCTCGGCGCCTTCGAGCGGGCCGACGGCGGCACCGTCTTCCTCGACGAGGTCGGCGAGCTCCCCCTCGCACTGCAGCCTGCGCTGCTGGGTGTGCTCCAGCGCTCGCAGTTCCGCCGCGTGGGGGGAGAGAGCACGCAGACGGTGGACGTGCGCGTCGTGGCCGCCACCCACCGCGATCTGAGAGCGGGCGCCAACGACGGGAGCTTCCGCGCCGACCTCTACTATCGCCTGGCGGTCGCGCGCATTCTCGTCCCCGCGCTGCGGGACCGTCGCGACGACATCACCCCCCTGGTCGAACACTTCGCGCGCGAGCTGACGGGAGGTCCGAGCCCCTTCAGCCCAGCGGCGCTGTCCGCGTTCGAGGCGCACCCGTGGGGCGGCAACGTCCGCGAGCTCCGCAACGTCGTGGAGGCCTCGCTCGCGCTGGGCACACTCTCACTCGCGCCGAGCGTGTCGGCCCCCAGCCACGATTCCGGCGAGCTACCGACGTACCGCGACGCGCGGGCGGCCGCGATCGAGGAGTTCGAGCTGCGCTATCTGCCCCGCCTCATCGAGTCCTGCGAGGGGAACGCCTCGGAGGCGGCGCGCCGAGCCCGAATGGACCGCCCCTATCTGCTGAGCCTGCTTCGAAAACACGGGCTGCGATAG
- a CDS encoding serine/threonine-protein kinase: MHPEHPTPHHLNTPVRWSDPIPTAGDRFGAYEIQRLLGQGGMGIVLRAHDTTLHRDVALKLVHPALSASPIAREAFLEEARAMAAIRHPNVVQIHSCGTEGNLSYFVMELFDGGSLETKLMRVGSLAPEEALPILRSIAKGLAAIHAVGRIHGDVKPSNVLLGTRESQIALTDMGLSRALGRDEPSTEVRGTPAYISPERATALTVPPDLQPRQDVYSFAVMAVELLTGRLPFESGEPQKLLEMHANETPPDPSSLAPGLDTRLDAPLLRALVKNPRERTATPMQLVDELEKALRGTHRQLRVLVVDDDADWREMLAIAITHRFPEAIVEGASDGELGIAAAEREAPDIALIDLNMPGLNGVELTSALRALAPKGKLPIIVMSGEGGARDWKILRALGADRFFVKPVELEELFATVERLVS; this comes from the coding sequence GTGCACCCGGAGCATCCGACCCCACATCACCTCAACACACCCGTTCGTTGGAGTGATCCGATCCCGACCGCGGGAGACCGGTTCGGCGCATACGAGATCCAGAGGCTCCTCGGGCAGGGCGGCATGGGCATCGTGCTCCGAGCGCACGACACCACTCTTCATCGGGACGTCGCGCTGAAGCTGGTGCACCCCGCCCTCTCGGCGTCGCCGATCGCGCGCGAGGCCTTCCTCGAGGAGGCGCGCGCGATGGCCGCCATCCGGCACCCCAACGTGGTGCAGATTCATTCGTGCGGCACGGAAGGGAACCTCTCCTACTTCGTCATGGAGCTCTTCGACGGCGGCTCGCTCGAGACGAAGCTCATGCGGGTCGGCTCGCTGGCGCCCGAAGAGGCGCTCCCCATCCTGCGGTCGATCGCCAAGGGCCTGGCCGCCATCCACGCGGTCGGCCGCATCCACGGCGACGTCAAGCCGTCGAACGTGCTCCTCGGGACGCGTGAGTCGCAGATCGCCCTGACCGACATGGGGCTCAGCCGCGCGCTCGGTCGCGACGAGCCGAGCACCGAGGTCCGCGGCACCCCGGCGTACATCTCGCCCGAGCGCGCCACCGCGCTGACCGTGCCGCCCGACCTCCAGCCGCGACAGGACGTCTACTCGTTCGCCGTGATGGCGGTCGAGCTCCTGACCGGGCGGCTGCCCTTCGAGAGCGGGGAGCCTCAGAAGCTGCTCGAGATGCACGCGAACGAGACGCCGCCCGATCCAAGCTCGCTCGCCCCGGGGCTCGACACGCGGCTCGACGCGCCGCTCCTCCGCGCGCTGGTCAAGAACCCGCGCGAGCGCACCGCCACGCCGATGCAGCTGGTGGACGAGCTGGAGAAGGCGCTGCGCGGCACTCACCGCCAGCTCCGCGTGCTCGTGGTCGACGACGACGCCGACTGGCGGGAGATGCTCGCGATCGCGATCACCCACCGCTTCCCCGAGGCGATCGTCGAAGGCGCGTCGGACGGGGAGCTGGGCATCGCGGCCGCCGAGCGCGAGGCGCCCGACATCGCGCTGATCGACCTGAACATGCCCGGGCTCAACGGGGTGGAGCTGACCAGCGCCCTCCGCGCCCTCGCGCCGAAGGGCAAGCTCCCGATCATCGTCATGAGCGGCGAGGGCGGCGCGCGCGACTGGAAGATCCTCCGCGCCCTCGGCGCCGACCGCTTCTTCGTCAAGCCGGTCGAGCTCGAGGAGCTCTTCGCGACGGTCGAGCGGCTCGTTTCCTGA
- a CDS encoding ferritin-like domain-containing protein has product MKGTLRVAPGEGPLRAQHDRLLRTTLRRGDADPEGALADATLEGDYREATLAYARAAWTERMRREHHSAAVFSQLLPQLMDAGATLDAKTAVLRMSMEELRHAALCAGVVELLGGAPEVEADLMPQPLPDHPKGTPVERALRNVLFVGCLNETLAVAMLTEERELVKEPAIAAVLEQLVADEVGHAKLGWIYLAEVWPTLDAAQRARTDAYLPYAFEYLERSLMGPLAQLRFEEGLRDELSQLGLPAPQDLRELFYAAMEGAVLAPLDAQGLAASEGWKRRSATRST; this is encoded by the coding sequence GTGAAAGGCACGCTCCGAGTCGCGCCGGGAGAGGGACCGCTCCGCGCGCAGCATGACCGGCTGCTCCGCACCACCCTGCGGCGCGGCGACGCCGACCCGGAGGGCGCGCTCGCGGACGCGACGCTCGAGGGGGACTACCGCGAGGCCACCCTCGCCTACGCGCGCGCCGCGTGGACGGAGCGCATGCGACGCGAGCACCACTCCGCGGCGGTGTTCTCGCAGCTGCTGCCCCAGCTGATGGACGCGGGCGCCACCCTCGACGCGAAGACGGCCGTCCTGCGCATGTCGATGGAGGAGCTGCGGCACGCGGCGCTCTGCGCGGGCGTGGTCGAGCTGCTCGGCGGCGCGCCAGAGGTCGAGGCGGACCTCATGCCGCAGCCGCTGCCCGATCACCCCAAGGGCACGCCGGTCGAGCGGGCGCTGCGCAACGTGCTCTTCGTCGGCTGCCTGAACGAGACCCTCGCCGTCGCGATGCTCACCGAGGAGCGCGAGCTGGTGAAGGAGCCGGCCATCGCCGCCGTGCTCGAGCAGCTCGTGGCGGACGAGGTGGGCCACGCCAAGCTCGGCTGGATCTACCTCGCCGAGGTGTGGCCGACCCTCGACGCCGCGCAGCGCGCCCGCACGGACGCCTACCTCCCCTACGCGTTCGAGTACCTGGAGCGGAGCTTGATGGGCCCGCTGGCGCAGCTGCGCTTCGAGGAGGGGCTGCGCGACGAGCTGAGCCAGCTCGGGCTGCCCGCGCCCCAGGATCTGCGCGAGCTGTTCTACGCGGCGATGGAGGGCGCGGTGCTCGCGCCGCTCGACGCGCAGGGCCTGGCCGCGAGCGAGGGCTGGAAGCGCCGAAGCGCTACGCGATCCACGTGA
- a CDS encoding site-2 protease family protein — translation MLACPGCAKLVHASALERLAAEARSARDADDRDGERAAWERALALLPPSAKQASTIRDRVAALAPEPGAKGAKSSHAPRWLASLGAVGLLLWKAKAILAFLATKGKLILAGAASWKTALSIFVSFGVYWVAWGWPFALGVVGSLYVHELGHVVALKRYGIPASAPMFIPGVGAFVRLDQRPATPVQDARVGLAGPWAGLGATLVVYSLYLATGHAIFAALTQVGAFLNLFNLIPVWQLDGSRGFASLTRKERGLAAAAIGVAMLATGAFGAMQWLLAIPLVAAIARSVMGEAPETGDRFGLAQYVVLFFALSALASVSVPGASTVPGVSP, via the coding sequence GTGCTCGCTTGCCCGGGCTGCGCGAAGCTCGTGCACGCCAGCGCGCTCGAGCGGCTCGCGGCCGAGGCGCGCTCCGCGAGGGACGCCGACGACCGCGACGGCGAGCGCGCCGCCTGGGAGCGCGCCCTGGCGCTCCTGCCCCCCTCCGCCAAACAGGCCTCGACCATCCGCGATCGGGTCGCCGCGCTGGCCCCCGAGCCCGGCGCGAAGGGCGCGAAGTCGAGCCACGCGCCGCGCTGGCTCGCGAGCCTGGGCGCGGTCGGGCTCCTGCTCTGGAAGGCCAAGGCGATCCTCGCGTTCCTCGCCACGAAGGGGAAGCTGATCCTGGCCGGCGCCGCGAGCTGGAAGACGGCGCTGTCGATCTTCGTGTCGTTCGGCGTCTACTGGGTCGCCTGGGGCTGGCCCTTCGCGCTCGGCGTGGTCGGCTCGCTCTACGTGCACGAGCTGGGGCACGTGGTGGCGCTGAAGCGCTACGGCATCCCCGCCTCCGCGCCGATGTTCATCCCGGGCGTCGGCGCCTTCGTGCGGCTCGATCAGCGGCCCGCCACTCCGGTGCAAGACGCGCGCGTCGGGCTCGCCGGGCCGTGGGCCGGTCTCGGCGCCACCCTCGTCGTCTACAGCCTCTACCTCGCGACCGGCCACGCGATCTTCGCCGCGCTCACGCAGGTCGGAGCCTTCCTCAACCTCTTCAACCTCATCCCCGTCTGGCAGCTCGACGGGTCCCGCGGCTTCGCGAGCCTGACCCGCAAGGAGCGCGGCCTCGCCGCCGCCGCGATCGGGGTGGCGATGCTCGCGACCGGCGCGTTCGGCGCGATGCAGTGGCTGCTGGCGATCCCGCTCGTGGCGGCGATCGCCCGCAGCGTGATGGGCGAGGCGCCCGAGACGGGAGACCGCTTCGGGCTCGCGCAATACGTCGTGCTCTTCTTCGCGCTGAGCGCGCTCGCCTCCGTCTCGGTGCCCGGCGCGTCGACGGTGCCGGGCGTCAGCCCTTGA
- a CDS encoding dienelactone hydrolase family protein — MATDNPHQNITFPSNGHEAHGYLKAPESGQGPGLIVIQEWWGLTDHIVDVCDRFAKEGFVALAPDLYGGKVAHDADEAGKMMQALPEEDAARDLGGAVDFLLKHDAVTSAKVGTVGFCMGGGFVIQLAAQQGDRIGAAVPFYGVLQSQPDFTKITAPVLGHYAETDDFASPVKALEMGAAIREAGGKAKINVYGGTHHAFFNDENPFGSYDAANAKIAWERTVSFLKAKLKG; from the coding sequence ATGGCGACCGACAATCCGCACCAGAACATCACCTTCCCCTCCAACGGGCACGAGGCGCACGGCTACCTGAAGGCGCCCGAGTCGGGCCAAGGGCCGGGGCTCATCGTCATCCAGGAGTGGTGGGGGCTGACCGATCACATCGTCGACGTCTGCGACCGGTTCGCGAAGGAGGGCTTCGTGGCCCTCGCGCCCGACCTCTACGGCGGCAAGGTCGCGCACGACGCCGACGAGGCGGGCAAGATGATGCAGGCGCTGCCCGAGGAGGACGCCGCGCGCGACCTCGGCGGCGCGGTCGACTTCCTCCTGAAGCACGACGCCGTCACGTCCGCGAAGGTCGGCACGGTCGGCTTCTGCATGGGCGGCGGCTTCGTCATCCAGCTCGCCGCGCAGCAGGGCGACCGCATCGGCGCCGCCGTGCCGTTCTACGGCGTGCTCCAGAGCCAGCCCGACTTCACGAAGATCACCGCGCCGGTGCTCGGCCACTACGCGGAGACCGACGACTTCGCCTCCCCCGTGAAGGCGCTCGAGATGGGCGCCGCCATTCGCGAGGCCGGGGGCAAGGCCAAGATCAACGTCTACGGGGGAACGCACCACGCGTTCTTCAACGACGAGAACCCCTTCGGCAGCTACGACGCGGCGAACGCCAAGATCGCGTGGGAGCGCACGGTGAGCTTCCTGAAGGCGAAGCTCAAGGGCTGA
- a CDS encoding GYF domain-containing protein, with protein MKVQCETCDAKYAIADEKVAGRAFKIRCKKCSTPIVIRGDQVQAPDGDGGVWYALIAGAQSGPWTEDAMERKRDAGEVAAETLVWREGMADWQPWADVFAPPDLFASQPEPSPFAPPDASLTGTRNESSVLFSLSNLSSLTPARSPETSKAPARTEGSGLIDIRALAASPMRSASPEPADRVDDLLAIGAPAAGLGAPVIAPAEPPKRNPVVIVAGAVGVIAVLAAAAVTVVALTRPEAPTAPPQVREAAAQPASAPATAATGTIAPAAVQPPPEVESPETTSSETAPTDGADAPVVTPSTRSERPAPRTRPRSERIARPTPPSSPSPPRERSLTELVEDAVNPDVAPRRPARPTAPVGPETPGRGDVRRAMDGVSAAVRGCGDGGAGRVVVEVTFASEGSVRSASVTGGDVPPPVRSCVARALRQAHVPPFTRASFRVTYPFML; from the coding sequence ATGAAGGTTCAGTGCGAGACGTGCGACGCGAAGTACGCGATCGCGGACGAGAAGGTGGCGGGGCGGGCGTTCAAGATCCGGTGCAAGAAGTGCTCGACGCCGATCGTGATCCGCGGCGACCAGGTCCAGGCGCCGGACGGAGACGGCGGCGTCTGGTACGCGCTGATCGCCGGCGCGCAGTCGGGGCCGTGGACCGAGGACGCCATGGAGCGAAAGCGGGACGCGGGAGAGGTCGCCGCGGAGACGCTCGTCTGGCGTGAGGGCATGGCCGACTGGCAGCCCTGGGCCGACGTCTTCGCGCCGCCCGATCTCTTCGCGTCGCAGCCCGAGCCGTCTCCCTTCGCGCCGCCCGACGCCTCGCTGACGGGGACGCGCAACGAGAGCTCGGTGCTCTTCTCGCTCTCGAACCTCTCGAGCCTCACGCCCGCGCGATCGCCCGAGACGTCGAAGGCGCCCGCCCGCACGGAGGGCTCGGGCTTGATCGACATCCGCGCGCTCGCCGCGTCTCCGATGCGCAGCGCGTCGCCCGAGCCCGCCGATCGCGTCGACGATCTCCTCGCGATCGGGGCGCCCGCGGCCGGCCTCGGGGCGCCGGTGATCGCGCCGGCCGAGCCGCCGAAGCGCAACCCGGTCGTGATCGTGGCCGGGGCCGTGGGCGTCATCGCGGTGCTCGCCGCGGCGGCGGTGACGGTCGTCGCGCTCACGCGCCCGGAGGCGCCGACGGCCCCGCCGCAGGTTCGAGAGGCCGCGGCGCAACCGGCGTCCGCCCCCGCGACGGCGGCCACGGGCACGATCGCGCCGGCCGCCGTGCAGCCGCCGCCCGAGGTGGAGTCGCCAGAGACGACCTCGTCGGAGACCGCGCCGACCGACGGCGCCGACGCGCCGGTCGTCACGCCATCCACCCGCAGCGAGCGCCCGGCGCCGCGGACCCGGCCTCGGTCGGAGCGCATCGCGCGCCCGACGCCTCCGAGCTCGCCGAGCCCGCCGCGCGAGCGCAGCCTGACCGAGCTGGTCGAGGACGCCGTGAACCCGGACGTCGCACCGCGTCGACCGGCGCGCCCGACCGCGCCCGTCGGTCCCGAGACGCCGGGCCGAGGCGACGTCCGGCGGGCGATGGACGGAGTCAGCGCGGCGGTGCGTGGCTGTGGGGACGGCGGCGCGGGCCGCGTCGTCGTGGAGGTCACCTTCGCGAGCGAGGGCAGCGTCCGCAGCGCATCGGTCACCGGCGGCGACGTCCCGCCACCCGTCCGCTCGTGCGTGGCGCGCGCGCTGCGGCAGGCTCACGTCCCGCCGTTCACCCGCGCGAGCTTCCGGGTCACGTACCCGTTCATGCTCTGA
- a CDS encoding glycosyltransferase family 2 protein, which produces MLAGKRIAIVMPGIDVASTIERTVRAIPEGVADEIFFVDDGSTDDSVAIAKRLGCTVISHARNMGYGAAQKTGYREALASGADVAVMVHPDFQYKPELVPAMASMAVHGGYDVVLGSRMLVRGALAGGMPRWKWVANRSLTVTENLMMGAGLSEYHTGYRAFTRRALETLPLADNRNDFVFDNETLAQAIWLGLPIGEISCPANYFDEMQTITFLPGVRYGLGCLSTASRFLLHRLGKPTSMLDPNGRRLDAWTEGRRV; this is translated from the coding sequence GTGCTGGCTGGGAAGCGAATCGCGATCGTGATGCCGGGCATCGACGTGGCCTCCACGATCGAGCGCACCGTGCGCGCCATCCCCGAGGGCGTGGCGGATGAGATCTTCTTCGTCGACGACGGCAGCACCGATGACTCGGTCGCCATCGCCAAGCGCCTCGGGTGCACCGTGATCTCCCACGCCCGGAACATGGGCTACGGCGCGGCGCAGAAGACCGGCTACCGCGAGGCGCTCGCCAGCGGCGCGGACGTCGCGGTGATGGTTCACCCGGACTTCCAGTACAAGCCCGAGCTCGTGCCGGCGATGGCGTCGATGGCGGTGCACGGCGGCTACGACGTCGTGCTCGGATCGCGCATGCTCGTGCGCGGCGCGCTCGCCGGCGGCATGCCGCGCTGGAAGTGGGTCGCCAACCGCAGCCTCACGGTGACCGAGAACCTGATGATGGGCGCGGGGCTGAGCGAGTACCACACGGGCTATCGCGCCTTCACGCGGCGCGCGCTCGAGACCTTGCCCCTGGCCGACAACCGCAACGACTTCGTCTTCGACAACGAGACCCTCGCGCAGGCCATCTGGCTCGGTCTGCCCATCGGGGAGATCTCGTGCCCGGCCAACTACTTCGACGAGATGCAGACCATCACGTTCCTGCCCGGCGTTCGCTACGGGCTCGGCTGCCTCTCCACCGCGTCGCGCTTCCTCCTGCACCGCCTGGGCAAGCCGACGTCCATGCTCGACCCGAACGGCCGGCGCCTCGACGCGTGGACCGAGGGCCGACGGGTCTGA
- a CDS encoding cytochrome P450, translated as MGAVTTAARRMFRRRERETRALPPGPSWPPAAQLTAWMLRPYPTLQHIRRRYGAPFSMRFPNYPHIVTFDDPEHVKEIFTGPWRELHAGQANETLRPLVGTRSLLLLDGEEHVRERKLLLPPFHGERMQSYGETMREVTAEALRRWPVGRPFAVQPETQAITLDIILRTVFGVSEGEELERVRQGIDRLVQGASNPAFLVPWLQRDLGPRSPWGRFLRAREAADALLYEQIEARRASAAERDDVLSMMMTARYEDGRAMTPRELRDELMTLLVAGHETTATSLAWVFHHLIEHPHVQARVHEELDGLPGDGVSADGAHDLPYLDAVIKETMRLSPVIASVGRVLSAPRRIGGWELPAGTMAVPSIYLVHMNPRVWPEPTRFDPERHLGQRTSPYTHFPFGGGIRRCIGMAFALYEMRVVLATVLRRHGVRAAPGVRIVPRRRSVTMAPSQDMPLVLERR; from the coding sequence GTGGGTGCGGTGACGACGGCGGCCCGGCGGATGTTTCGCCGACGGGAGCGGGAGACGCGCGCGCTTCCGCCCGGCCCCTCGTGGCCGCCCGCCGCCCAGCTCACCGCGTGGATGCTGCGGCCCTACCCGACGCTGCAGCACATCCGGCGGCGATACGGGGCGCCGTTCTCGATGCGCTTCCCCAACTACCCGCACATCGTCACCTTCGACGACCCGGAGCACGTCAAGGAGATCTTCACCGGTCCCTGGCGCGAGCTGCACGCGGGGCAGGCGAACGAGACCCTGCGACCGCTCGTCGGGACGCGCTCGCTCCTGCTGCTCGACGGCGAAGAGCACGTGCGCGAGCGCAAGCTGCTGCTGCCCCCGTTCCACGGCGAGCGCATGCAGTCGTACGGCGAGACCATGCGCGAGGTCACCGCGGAGGCGCTGCGCCGCTGGCCGGTGGGGCGCCCCTTCGCGGTGCAGCCCGAGACGCAGGCGATCACGCTCGACATCATCCTCCGCACCGTCTTCGGGGTGAGCGAAGGCGAGGAGCTCGAGCGCGTCCGGCAGGGCATCGATCGGCTCGTGCAGGGCGCCTCGAACCCGGCGTTCCTCGTCCCCTGGCTCCAGCGCGACCTCGGGCCGCGCTCGCCGTGGGGCCGCTTCCTGCGCGCCCGCGAGGCGGCGGACGCCCTGCTCTACGAGCAGATCGAGGCGCGGCGCGCGAGCGCGGCCGAGCGCGACGACGTGCTCTCGATGATGATGACCGCGCGCTACGAGGACGGCCGCGCGATGACGCCGCGCGAGCTGCGAGACGAGCTGATGACCCTGCTCGTGGCGGGACACGAGACCACGGCCACCTCGCTCGCGTGGGTGTTCCACCACCTCATCGAGCACCCTCACGTGCAAGCGCGGGTGCACGAGGAGCTCGATGGTCTCCCTGGCGATGGTGTCTCCGCGGACGGCGCGCACGACCTCCCGTACCTCGACGCCGTCATCAAGGAGACCATGCGCCTGTCGCCCGTGATCGCGTCGGTGGGCCGGGTGCTCTCCGCGCCCCGCCGCATCGGCGGGTGGGAGCTGCCCGCCGGCACGATGGCCGTGCCCTCCATCTATCTCGTGCACATGAACCCGCGGGTCTGGCCCGAGCCCACGCGCTTCGATCCCGAGCGTCACCTCGGCCAGCGCACGAGCCCGTACACGCACTTCCCCTTCGGGGGCGGGATACGGCGCTGCATCGGCATGGCGTTCGCGCTCTACGAGATGCGCGTGGTCCTCGCGACCGTGCTCCGGCGCCACGGCGTCCGTGCCGCGCCCGGCGTCCGCATCGTCCCGCGCCGCCGCAGCGTCACGATGGCTCCGTCGCAGGACATGCCCCTCGTGCTCGAGCGCCGCTGA
- a CDS encoding cytochrome c3 family protein, translating to MIVAVLWTVGVAAVCFVTAVAIGRGLRLVDRAAFGVFGAVLGAGVTFALLPSGADAELTSPLPAIGPREGYLSSNACGACHPGQHASWHDSFHRTMTQVATAEAVRAPFDGRVLHERGRYFTVLRDADRFYALELDAEDPRPPEGDAWREHPAARRVIMTTGSHHLQAYWVQSADGKLEQFPFVYVIREGRWIANADSFLGPPPDPEDDLRRYVWAEGCVACHTTGGPWDPTSQGMGEDVDTSVVELGISCEQCHGPGDEHARLNRSPARRYQLHLRGAGDDSIVNPRRLPHEASASVCGYCHAIYPDDESPDDHTDFRPGQRLSDHYDITAVHLTADRHAGEADLDHLDSDTLDTVEAFWRDGSVRVAGREYTSMIRSGCYLEGEMACTSCHSMHDGEPDKQVDPARASDAMCTQCHAEERDDLEAHTHHAPESEGSRCVQCHMPHTSYGLLMATRNHRMDGPTASGAAGRQRPNACNLCHLDRSLGWTADHLAEWYGQPRPTFGDAHESLPAGAVWMLRGDGVQRALAAWHVRWEPAREASDTDGLRPALARLLQDPYSAVRQVASDALRARGDAFEGGARSEEVAADAQPALERTLAFESDLLPPATVDALWADRDDTATSIPE from the coding sequence GTGATCGTCGCGGTGCTGTGGACCGTCGGCGTGGCCGCGGTCTGCTTCGTCACCGCCGTCGCGATCGGCCGCGGTTTGCGCCTCGTCGACCGCGCGGCGTTCGGGGTCTTCGGCGCGGTGCTGGGCGCGGGCGTCACCTTCGCGCTCTTGCCGAGCGGCGCGGACGCGGAGCTGACCAGCCCGCTGCCCGCGATCGGACCGCGCGAGGGCTACCTCTCGAGCAACGCGTGCGGCGCGTGTCACCCCGGCCAGCACGCGTCGTGGCACGACTCGTTTCACCGCACGATGACCCAGGTCGCCACCGCCGAGGCCGTGCGCGCCCCCTTCGACGGCCGCGTGCTGCACGAGCGGGGGCGCTACTTCACGGTGCTGCGCGACGCGGATCGCTTCTACGCGCTGGAGCTCGACGCGGAGGACCCGCGGCCGCCCGAGGGCGACGCGTGGCGCGAGCACCCCGCCGCGCGCCGCGTGATCATGACCACGGGCTCGCACCACCTGCAGGCCTACTGGGTGCAATCCGCGGACGGAAAGCTCGAGCAGTTCCCGTTCGTGTACGTCATCCGCGAGGGCCGCTGGATCGCCAACGCCGACAGCTTCCTCGGCCCGCCTCCCGACCCCGAGGACGACCTGCGCCGCTACGTCTGGGCCGAGGGGTGCGTCGCCTGCCACACGACCGGTGGCCCGTGGGATCCGACGAGCCAGGGCATGGGCGAGGACGTCGACACCTCCGTGGTCGAGCTGGGCATCAGCTGCGAGCAGTGCCATGGGCCGGGCGACGAGCACGCGCGCCTCAACCGATCTCCTGCGCGCCGCTATCAGCTCCACTTGCGTGGCGCAGGGGACGACTCGATCGTCAACCCGCGCCGCCTGCCGCACGAGGCGAGCGCCAGCGTCTGCGGCTACTGCCACGCCATCTACCCCGACGACGAGTCGCCGGACGACCACACCGACTTCCGACCCGGACAGCGCCTCTCCGACCACTACGACATCACGGCCGTGCACCTCACCGCGGATCGGCACGCGGGCGAGGCGGACCTCGACCACCTCGACAGCGACACCCTCGACACGGTGGAGGCGTTCTGGCGCGACGGCTCGGTCCGCGTGGCCGGGCGCGAGTACACGTCGATGATTCGCTCCGGCTGCTACCTCGAGGGCGAGATGGCCTGCACGAGCTGCCACTCGATGCACGACGGCGAGCCCGACAAGCAGGTCGACCCGGCGCGCGCGTCGGACGCGATGTGCACCCAGTGTCACGCCGAGGAGCGCGACGACCTCGAGGCGCACACGCACCACGCGCCCGAGAGCGAGGGCAGCCGCTGCGTCCAGTGCCACATGCCCCACACCAGCTACGGGCTCTTGATGGCGACGCGCAACCACCGCATGGACGGGCCGACGGCGAGCGGCGCGGCCGGTCGACAGCGCCCCAACGCGTGCAACCTCTGCCACCTCGACCGCTCGCTCGGCTGGACCGCAGACCACCTCGCGGAGTGGTACGGGCAGCCGCGTCCCACGTTCGGAGATGCGCACGAGAGCTTGCCGGCGGGCGCGGTGTGGATGCTGCGCGGCGACGGGGTGCAGCGCGCGCTGGCCGCGTGGCACGTGCGCTGGGAGCCGGCGCGAGAGGCGTCGGACACGGACGGGCTCCGTCCCGCCCTCGCGCGGCTGCTCCAGGACCCGTACTCGGCCGTCCGTCAGGTGGCGAGCGACGCGCTGCGCGCCCGCGGGGACGCGTTCGAAGGAGGCGCGCGATCGGAGGAGGTGGCGGCCGACGCCCAGCCCGCGCTCGAGCGGACGCTCGCCTTCGAGAGCGACCTGCTGCCGCCCGCGACCGTCGACGCGCTCTGGGCCGATCGCGACGACACCGCCACGTCCATCCCCGAGTGA